A single genomic interval of Zingiber officinale cultivar Zhangliang chromosome 4A, Zo_v1.1, whole genome shotgun sequence harbors:
- the LOC121970606 gene encoding WD40 repeat-containing protein HOS15-like isoform X4 yields MTISTITSTELIFLVFRYLQESGLTHASFVLGYEAGIHNFAIDGNLVPPDALVTLVQKGPKQMDNTPSSQSLACEISSSEVTILEGHGSEIFACAWSPAGSLLASGSGDSTARIWKVPDGPSCKDVQILPSNVHILKHFKGRANEKCKDVTTLDWNDGGSLLATGCYDGEARVWSPDGELRSTLAKHEGAIFSLKWNKKGDFLLSGSVDKTTIVWDTNTWECKQQFKFHSAPIFDIDWKSNCTFASCSADNMIYVCKVGETCPLKAFSGHKAEVNAAKWDPTHTLLASCSDDGTAKIWSLKEDKYLHDFRDHSKEIYTIRWRPIGPCTNTSNQVLATASYDSTIKLWDIEHGHLLCSLNGHKDAVYSIAFSPNGEYLASGALDRSLHIWSIKEGRLLKTYQGPGGIFEVCWNREGDKVAACFSDKMLFLNNIITVMDFRM; encoded by the exons ATGACGATTTCGACTATCACTTCCACCGAGCTCATCTTCCTCGTCTTCCGTTACCTCCAGGAATCAG GTTTGACTCATGCATCATTTGTTTTGGGATATGAAGCTGGCATTCACAATTTTGCCATTGATGGAAATCTAGTTCCACCAGATGCTCTTGTCACCCTAGTACAAAAAG GGCCAAAACAAATGGACAACACACCTAGTTCTCAATCTTTAGCTTGTGAGATCTCGTCTTCTGAAGTGACCATCTTGGAAGGACATGGTTCTGAG ATATTTGCTTGTGCATGGAGCCCAGCTGGCTCACTTCTTGCCTCCGG GTCTGGTGATTCAACTGCAAGGATTTGGAAAGTTCCAGATGGTCCATCCTGCAAAGATGTGCAAATTTTACCTTCAAATGTTCATATCCTTAAACATTTCAAGGGTAGAGCAAATGAGAAGTGCAAAGATGTCACTACCCTAGACTGGAAC GATGGTGGTTCTTTACTTGCTACTGGTTGCTACGATGGAGAAGCAAGAGTATGGAGCCCAGATG GAGAACTGAGAAGCACATTAGCGAAACATGAAGGAGCCATTTTCTCACTAAAATGGAACAAGAAGGGTGATTTCCTCCTAAGTGGCAGTGTTGACAAAACTACTATTGTGTGGGATACAAATACTTGGGAATGCAAACAACAATTTAAATTTCATTCAG CGCCAATATTTGACATTGATTGGAAAAGCAATTGTACTTTTGCCTCATGCTCTGCCGACAACATGATCTATGTTTGCAAGGTTGGTGAGACTTGCCCGTTGAAGGCTTTTTCTGGCCACAAG GCCGAAGTTAATGCTGCTAAATGGGATCCAACTCACACCCTATTGGCTTCATGCTCTGATGATGGGACTGCAAAG ATATGGAGTCTGAAGGAGGATAAATATTTGCATGATTTCAGAGATCATAGCAAG GAAATATACACAATTAGATGGAGGCCAATTGGTCCGTGCACAAATACTTCAAATCAAGTTCTCGCTAC TGCGTCTTATGACTCTACGATTAAATTGTGGGACATCGAGCATGGACACCTTCTTTGCAGCTTGAATGGTCACAA GGACGCTGTATATTCTATAGCATTTAGTCCAAATGGTGAATACTTGGCGAGCGGAGCGTTGGATCGGTCGCTGCACATATGGTCCATAAAAGAAGGGAGGTTACTGAAGACTTACCAGGGGCCAGGCGGCATCTTTGAGGTATGCTGGAACAGGGAAGGTGACAAGGTAGCGGCGTGTTTCTCCGACAAGATGCTTTTCCTGAACAATATCATCACTGTCATGGACTTCCGGATGTAG
- the LOC121970606 gene encoding WD40 repeat-containing protein HOS15-like isoform X1, whose translation MTISTITSTELIFLVFRYLQESGLTHASFVLGYEAGIHNFAIDGNLVPPDALVTLVQKGLQYVKMEANLDNNDVDSEDDFSFLQPLDLITKSVDELQIMVKAKRKEKIQKESDRIKDNVHAREQEQFKGETPGGRQKKDGDQEDDKDKMDVDDDQGKVKERVMKMEKRHSQSKVKSKLGKHKVSRGPKQMDNTPSSQSLACEISSSEVTILEGHGSEIFACAWSPAGSLLASGSGDSTARIWKVPDGPSCKDVQILPSNVHILKHFKGRANEKCKDVTTLDWNDGGSLLATGCYDGEARVWSPDGELRSTLAKHEGAIFSLKWNKKGDFLLSGSVDKTTIVWDTNTWECKQQFKFHSAPIFDIDWKSNCTFASCSADNMIYVCKVGETCPLKAFSGHKAEVNAAKWDPTHTLLASCSDDGTAKIWSLKEDKYLHDFRDHSKEIYTIRWRPIGPCTNTSNQVLATASYDSTIKLWDIEHGHLLCSLNGHKDAVYSIAFSPNGEYLASGALDRSLHIWSIKEGRLLKTYQGPGGIFEVCWNREGDKVAACFSDKMLFLNNIITVMDFRM comes from the exons ATGACGATTTCGACTATCACTTCCACCGAGCTCATCTTCCTCGTCTTCCGTTACCTCCAGGAATCAG GTTTGACTCATGCATCATTTGTTTTGGGATATGAAGCTGGCATTCACAATTTTGCCATTGATGGAAATCTAGTTCCACCAGATGCTCTTGTCACCCTAGTACAAAAAGGTCTGCAGTATGTTAAAATGGAAGCTAACTTAGATAAT AATGATGTAGATTCTGAAGATGACTTTTCCTTTTTGCAACCTTTGGATCTCATCACAAAGAGTGTAGATGAACTACAAATAATGGTAAAAgctaagagaaaagaaaagattcAGAAGGAATCTGATAGAATTAAAGATAATGTGCATGCTCGAGAACAAGAACAATTTAAAGGTGAGACACCAGGAGGAAGGCAAAAGAAAGATGGAGATCAAGAAGACGATAAAGATAAGATGGATGTGGATGATGACCAAGGGAAGGTTAAGGAAAGGGTGATGAAAATGGAAAAGCGACATTCCCAATCCAAAGTAAAGAGTAAACTTGGAAAGCATAAAGTTTCTAGGG GGCCAAAACAAATGGACAACACACCTAGTTCTCAATCTTTAGCTTGTGAGATCTCGTCTTCTGAAGTGACCATCTTGGAAGGACATGGTTCTGAG ATATTTGCTTGTGCATGGAGCCCAGCTGGCTCACTTCTTGCCTCCGG GTCTGGTGATTCAACTGCAAGGATTTGGAAAGTTCCAGATGGTCCATCCTGCAAAGATGTGCAAATTTTACCTTCAAATGTTCATATCCTTAAACATTTCAAGGGTAGAGCAAATGAGAAGTGCAAAGATGTCACTACCCTAGACTGGAAC GATGGTGGTTCTTTACTTGCTACTGGTTGCTACGATGGAGAAGCAAGAGTATGGAGCCCAGATG GAGAACTGAGAAGCACATTAGCGAAACATGAAGGAGCCATTTTCTCACTAAAATGGAACAAGAAGGGTGATTTCCTCCTAAGTGGCAGTGTTGACAAAACTACTATTGTGTGGGATACAAATACTTGGGAATGCAAACAACAATTTAAATTTCATTCAG CGCCAATATTTGACATTGATTGGAAAAGCAATTGTACTTTTGCCTCATGCTCTGCCGACAACATGATCTATGTTTGCAAGGTTGGTGAGACTTGCCCGTTGAAGGCTTTTTCTGGCCACAAG GCCGAAGTTAATGCTGCTAAATGGGATCCAACTCACACCCTATTGGCTTCATGCTCTGATGATGGGACTGCAAAG ATATGGAGTCTGAAGGAGGATAAATATTTGCATGATTTCAGAGATCATAGCAAG GAAATATACACAATTAGATGGAGGCCAATTGGTCCGTGCACAAATACTTCAAATCAAGTTCTCGCTAC TGCGTCTTATGACTCTACGATTAAATTGTGGGACATCGAGCATGGACACCTTCTTTGCAGCTTGAATGGTCACAA GGACGCTGTATATTCTATAGCATTTAGTCCAAATGGTGAATACTTGGCGAGCGGAGCGTTGGATCGGTCGCTGCACATATGGTCCATAAAAGAAGGGAGGTTACTGAAGACTTACCAGGGGCCAGGCGGCATCTTTGAGGTATGCTGGAACAGGGAAGGTGACAAGGTAGCGGCGTGTTTCTCCGACAAGATGCTTTTCCTGAACAATATCATCACTGTCATGGACTTCCGGATGTAG
- the LOC121970606 gene encoding WD40 repeat-containing protein HOS15-like isoform X2, whose protein sequence is MRDGATRRDNNGVEDVFLLGLTHASFVLGYEAGIHNFAIDGNLVPPDALVTLVQKGLQYVKMEANLDNNDVDSEDDFSFLQPLDLITKSVDELQIMVKAKRKEKIQKESDRIKDNVHAREQEQFKGETPGGRQKKDGDQEDDKDKMDVDDDQGKVKERVMKMEKRHSQSKVKSKLGKHKVSRGPKQMDNTPSSQSLACEISSSEVTILEGHGSEIFACAWSPAGSLLASGSGDSTARIWKVPDGPSCKDVQILPSNVHILKHFKGRANEKCKDVTTLDWNDGGSLLATGCYDGEARVWSPDGELRSTLAKHEGAIFSLKWNKKGDFLLSGSVDKTTIVWDTNTWECKQQFKFHSAPIFDIDWKSNCTFASCSADNMIYVCKVGETCPLKAFSGHKAEVNAAKWDPTHTLLASCSDDGTAKIWSLKEDKYLHDFRDHSKEIYTIRWRPIGPCTNTSNQVLATASYDSTIKLWDIEHGHLLCSLNGHKDAVYSIAFSPNGEYLASGALDRSLHIWSIKEGRLLKTYQGPGGIFEVCWNREGDKVAACFSDKMLFLNNIITVMDFRM, encoded by the exons ATGAGAGACGGAGCGACTCGAAGGGACAATAATGGCGTTGAGGATGTCTTCCTTTTGG GTTTGACTCATGCATCATTTGTTTTGGGATATGAAGCTGGCATTCACAATTTTGCCATTGATGGAAATCTAGTTCCACCAGATGCTCTTGTCACCCTAGTACAAAAAGGTCTGCAGTATGTTAAAATGGAAGCTAACTTAGATAAT AATGATGTAGATTCTGAAGATGACTTTTCCTTTTTGCAACCTTTGGATCTCATCACAAAGAGTGTAGATGAACTACAAATAATGGTAAAAgctaagagaaaagaaaagattcAGAAGGAATCTGATAGAATTAAAGATAATGTGCATGCTCGAGAACAAGAACAATTTAAAGGTGAGACACCAGGAGGAAGGCAAAAGAAAGATGGAGATCAAGAAGACGATAAAGATAAGATGGATGTGGATGATGACCAAGGGAAGGTTAAGGAAAGGGTGATGAAAATGGAAAAGCGACATTCCCAATCCAAAGTAAAGAGTAAACTTGGAAAGCATAAAGTTTCTAGGG GGCCAAAACAAATGGACAACACACCTAGTTCTCAATCTTTAGCTTGTGAGATCTCGTCTTCTGAAGTGACCATCTTGGAAGGACATGGTTCTGAG ATATTTGCTTGTGCATGGAGCCCAGCTGGCTCACTTCTTGCCTCCGG GTCTGGTGATTCAACTGCAAGGATTTGGAAAGTTCCAGATGGTCCATCCTGCAAAGATGTGCAAATTTTACCTTCAAATGTTCATATCCTTAAACATTTCAAGGGTAGAGCAAATGAGAAGTGCAAAGATGTCACTACCCTAGACTGGAAC GATGGTGGTTCTTTACTTGCTACTGGTTGCTACGATGGAGAAGCAAGAGTATGGAGCCCAGATG GAGAACTGAGAAGCACATTAGCGAAACATGAAGGAGCCATTTTCTCACTAAAATGGAACAAGAAGGGTGATTTCCTCCTAAGTGGCAGTGTTGACAAAACTACTATTGTGTGGGATACAAATACTTGGGAATGCAAACAACAATTTAAATTTCATTCAG CGCCAATATTTGACATTGATTGGAAAAGCAATTGTACTTTTGCCTCATGCTCTGCCGACAACATGATCTATGTTTGCAAGGTTGGTGAGACTTGCCCGTTGAAGGCTTTTTCTGGCCACAAG GCCGAAGTTAATGCTGCTAAATGGGATCCAACTCACACCCTATTGGCTTCATGCTCTGATGATGGGACTGCAAAG ATATGGAGTCTGAAGGAGGATAAATATTTGCATGATTTCAGAGATCATAGCAAG GAAATATACACAATTAGATGGAGGCCAATTGGTCCGTGCACAAATACTTCAAATCAAGTTCTCGCTAC TGCGTCTTATGACTCTACGATTAAATTGTGGGACATCGAGCATGGACACCTTCTTTGCAGCTTGAATGGTCACAA GGACGCTGTATATTCTATAGCATTTAGTCCAAATGGTGAATACTTGGCGAGCGGAGCGTTGGATCGGTCGCTGCACATATGGTCCATAAAAGAAGGGAGGTTACTGAAGACTTACCAGGGGCCAGGCGGCATCTTTGAGGTATGCTGGAACAGGGAAGGTGACAAGGTAGCGGCGTGTTTCTCCGACAAGATGCTTTTCCTGAACAATATCATCACTGTCATGGACTTCCGGATGTAG
- the LOC121970606 gene encoding WD40 repeat-containing protein HOS15-like isoform X3 — protein sequence MVKAKRKEKIQKESDRIKDNVHAREQEQFKGETPGGRQKKDGDQEDDKDKMDVDDDQGKVKERVMKMEKRHSQSKVKSKLGKHKVSRGPKQMDNTPSSQSLACEISSSEVTILEGHGSEIFACAWSPAGSLLASGSGDSTARIWKVPDGPSCKDVQILPSNVHILKHFKGRANEKCKDVTTLDWNDGGSLLATGCYDGEARVWSPDGELRSTLAKHEGAIFSLKWNKKGDFLLSGSVDKTTIVWDTNTWECKQQFKFHSAPIFDIDWKSNCTFASCSADNMIYVCKVGETCPLKAFSGHKAEVNAAKWDPTHTLLASCSDDGTAKIWSLKEDKYLHDFRDHSKEIYTIRWRPIGPCTNTSNQVLATASYDSTIKLWDIEHGHLLCSLNGHKDAVYSIAFSPNGEYLASGALDRSLHIWSIKEGRLLKTYQGPGGIFEVCWNREGDKVAACFSDKMLFLNNIITVMDFRM from the exons ATGGTAAAAgctaagagaaaagaaaagattcAGAAGGAATCTGATAGAATTAAAGATAATGTGCATGCTCGAGAACAAGAACAATTTAAAGGTGAGACACCAGGAGGAAGGCAAAAGAAAGATGGAGATCAAGAAGACGATAAAGATAAGATGGATGTGGATGATGACCAAGGGAAGGTTAAGGAAAGGGTGATGAAAATGGAAAAGCGACATTCCCAATCCAAAGTAAAGAGTAAACTTGGAAAGCATAAAGTTTCTAGGG GGCCAAAACAAATGGACAACACACCTAGTTCTCAATCTTTAGCTTGTGAGATCTCGTCTTCTGAAGTGACCATCTTGGAAGGACATGGTTCTGAG ATATTTGCTTGTGCATGGAGCCCAGCTGGCTCACTTCTTGCCTCCGG GTCTGGTGATTCAACTGCAAGGATTTGGAAAGTTCCAGATGGTCCATCCTGCAAAGATGTGCAAATTTTACCTTCAAATGTTCATATCCTTAAACATTTCAAGGGTAGAGCAAATGAGAAGTGCAAAGATGTCACTACCCTAGACTGGAAC GATGGTGGTTCTTTACTTGCTACTGGTTGCTACGATGGAGAAGCAAGAGTATGGAGCCCAGATG GAGAACTGAGAAGCACATTAGCGAAACATGAAGGAGCCATTTTCTCACTAAAATGGAACAAGAAGGGTGATTTCCTCCTAAGTGGCAGTGTTGACAAAACTACTATTGTGTGGGATACAAATACTTGGGAATGCAAACAACAATTTAAATTTCATTCAG CGCCAATATTTGACATTGATTGGAAAAGCAATTGTACTTTTGCCTCATGCTCTGCCGACAACATGATCTATGTTTGCAAGGTTGGTGAGACTTGCCCGTTGAAGGCTTTTTCTGGCCACAAG GCCGAAGTTAATGCTGCTAAATGGGATCCAACTCACACCCTATTGGCTTCATGCTCTGATGATGGGACTGCAAAG ATATGGAGTCTGAAGGAGGATAAATATTTGCATGATTTCAGAGATCATAGCAAG GAAATATACACAATTAGATGGAGGCCAATTGGTCCGTGCACAAATACTTCAAATCAAGTTCTCGCTAC TGCGTCTTATGACTCTACGATTAAATTGTGGGACATCGAGCATGGACACCTTCTTTGCAGCTTGAATGGTCACAA GGACGCTGTATATTCTATAGCATTTAGTCCAAATGGTGAATACTTGGCGAGCGGAGCGTTGGATCGGTCGCTGCACATATGGTCCATAAAAGAAGGGAGGTTACTGAAGACTTACCAGGGGCCAGGCGGCATCTTTGAGGTATGCTGGAACAGGGAAGGTGACAAGGTAGCGGCGTGTTTCTCCGACAAGATGCTTTTCCTGAACAATATCATCACTGTCATGGACTTCCGGATGTAG
- the LOC121970607 gene encoding soluble inorganic pyrophosphatase 6, chloroplastic-like has protein sequence MAMAATASANRFVAATSTAALHGLRSRSAPSCHRASFLFSSAKPRLVSFISRRHFLAPSALLKSDFQVREEGSPETLDYRVFFLDGSGKKMSPWHDVPLHLGDGVYNFIVEIPKETSAKMEVATDEAYTPIKQDTKKGKLRYYPYNINWNYGLLPQTWEDPSFANAEVEGAFGDNDPVDVVEIGERRANIGDILKVKPLAALAMIDEGELDWKIVAISLDDPRASLVNDADDVEKHFPGTLTAIRDWFRDYKIPDGKPANKFGLGNKAANKDYALKIITETNESWAKLMKRSAPAGDLSLV, from the exons ATGGCGATGGCCGCCACTGCATCCGCCAACCGCTTCGTCGCCGCCACCTCCACCGCCGCCCTCCACGGATTGCGCTCGCGGTCTGCCCCTTCATGCCaccgagcttccttcctcttctcatCCGCGAAGCCGAGGCTCGTCTCCTTCATCTCCCGGCGGCACTTCCTCGCCCCCTCTGCCCTCCTCAAATCCGATTTCCAGGTCAGGGAGGAAGGGAGTCCGGAAACCCTCGACTaccgggtattcttcctcgacgGATCCGGGAAGAAGATGTCGCCGTGGCACGATGTGCCCTTGCACTTAGGCGACGGGGTCTACAACTTCATCGTGGAGATCCCCAAGGAGACGAGCGCGAAGATGGAAGTCGCCACCGATGAAGCGTACACGCCTATAAAGCAGGACACCAAGAAGGGGAAGCTCCGATACTACCC ATACAACATTAACTGGAATTATGGACTGCTTCCTCAGACGTGGGAAGACCCATCTTTTGCTAATGCAGAAGTTGAAGGGGCATTTGGGGATAATGATCCAG TTGATGTTGTAGAAATAGGTGAAAGGCGTGCTAACATTGGTGACATTCTCAAAGTGAAGCCTTTGGCAGCTTTAGCTATGATTGATGAAGGAGAGCTTGACTGGAAGATTGTTGCAATTTCATTGGACGATCCTCGAGCTTCACTTGTAAATGATGCTGATGATGTCGAGAAACATTTTCCA GGGACTCTTACTGCCATAAGAGACTGGTTCAGAGACTACAAGATTCCAGATGGAAAGCCTGCCAATAAGTTTGGTCTTGGCAATAAGGCTGCAAACAAG GATTATGCATTGAAGATCATTACAGAGACAAATGAATCTTGGGCGAAATTGATGAAAAGATCGGCTCCTGCAGGAGATCTTTCTCTCGTATGA